One region of Bernardetia sp. genomic DNA includes:
- a CDS encoding DUF6970 domain-containing protein: MEGNIMECEEVIEFIEDMRSDPVPAEEEDRATIEKYTFDGKVAYLLVIPPTYFTDALPSVIDSNCNTFCMYSHVDAEDTCDDYQEVKFIEVVWRHDE, encoded by the coding sequence GTGGAGGGAAATATAATGGAATGTGAGGAAGTGATTGAATTTATAGAGGATATGAGAAGCGACCCTGTTCCAGCAGAAGAGGAAGACAGAGCTACCATTGAAAAATATACATTTGATGGAAAAGTTGCGTATCTATTGGTTATACCTCCCACCTATTTTACTGACGCTCTACCAAGTGTCATAGACAGCAACTGCAATACGTTTTGCATGTATTCCCACGTTGATGCAGAAGATACTTGTGATGATTATCAAGAAGTAAAGTTTATAGAGGTTGTTTGGAGACACGATGAATAG
- a CDS encoding response regulator: protein MGSKKILIAEDSSVIQNITRKVLQFQNYEIETAKDGLQVLEAMAMDDFDAILMDINMPKMDGMECAKKVREMSDPKKSQIPIIAITGNARNYTAKDFKAVGINDFMQKPVNFDDLVEKLSSYLDK, encoded by the coding sequence ATGGGTTCTAAAAAAATTCTTATTGCAGAAGATAGCTCTGTAATTCAAAATATTACTCGCAAAGTACTACAATTTCAAAATTACGAAATAGAAACAGCTAAAGACGGTTTGCAAGTATTGGAGGCAATGGCAATGGACGATTTTGATGCTATATTGATGGACATTAATATGCCAAAAATGGATGGGATGGAATGTGCTAAGAAAGTTCGTGAAATGAGCGACCCTAAAAAATCTCAAATTCCAATTATTGCCATCACTGGAAATGCCCGTAACTATACAGCTAAAGACTTTAAAGCTGTGGGTATCAATGATTTTATGCAAAAACCAGTAAACTTTGACGACTTAGTAGAAAAATTATCTTCTTACTTAGACAAGTAA
- the dnaG gene encoding DNA primase, which translates to MSIPSHIIDQIRDSAHIEEVVSDFVALKKQGASFKACCPFHQEKTPSFVVTPSKGIFKCFGCGKGGDSITFVMEHENLSYPEALKYLAGKYHIEIPEEDEPNEEAKKEQQHRESLLIVMAFAQKFYSENLNNTDEGKSIGGSYFRERGFIQKTQEKFQLGYAFDEWDSILKAATEKGYSKEFLEDTGLIIKKEDREYDRFRGRVMFPIHNVSGRTIGFGARALKKDQQPKYLNSPETEIYQKSHVLYGIFQAKNAIRKEENCYLVEGYTDVIGLHQAGIENVVASSGTSLTEGQISLLKRFTDRVTLLFDGDKAGLKAALRGIDITLEQGLDVQAVVLPEGHDPDTFVNEQGGEKTKNYLEGKVQNFLRFKYQVLVPDKDDPIARASALKELCQTIAVVPDVFKRSLLNKELAHWMEISEQDVILETNKFIQQRATQKLKEQERERNRKEREKRQNADNQSSYIPPLSEYEQGLEENYIPHYEEMGGQAIDLSELEAALNPQSVQKKEEKETTVFRQYEDEITRLMIRYGHQTIAGGEYICDYILEEINEIPSLNPLYAQLRIIYENARINGVKISYEELLKDFIQNDEKLIEVVTGFLTDASQISPNWEKRMQLVIPDEEKRLATIIPQTILHLKRVYLKGILKENLRKIKKANNQSQEEIEKLMLIYQELKTQEIQIANELGIVIHK; encoded by the coding sequence ATGTCCATTCCTTCCCATATTATAGACCAAATACGAGATAGCGCACACATTGAAGAAGTGGTGAGCGATTTTGTTGCGCTCAAAAAACAAGGAGCTAGTTTTAAAGCCTGTTGTCCGTTTCATCAAGAAAAAACGCCTTCCTTTGTCGTTACGCCAAGCAAAGGAATTTTCAAATGTTTTGGTTGTGGTAAAGGTGGAGATAGTATCACATTCGTAATGGAACACGAAAATTTGAGCTATCCAGAAGCATTAAAATATTTGGCTGGAAAGTATCACATCGAAATTCCAGAAGAAGACGAGCCAAACGAAGAAGCTAAAAAAGAACAACAACACCGAGAAAGTCTTTTGATTGTAATGGCGTTTGCTCAAAAATTCTATTCTGAAAACCTTAATAACACAGACGAAGGAAAATCTATAGGAGGAAGTTATTTCAGAGAACGTGGTTTTATTCAAAAAACACAAGAGAAATTCCAATTGGGATATGCTTTTGATGAGTGGGATTCTATTTTGAAAGCTGCCACAGAAAAAGGATATAGCAAAGAATTTTTGGAAGATACAGGACTGATAATAAAGAAAGAAGACCGAGAATACGACCGTTTTCGTGGACGTGTAATGTTTCCAATTCACAACGTTTCGGGTAGAACAATCGGTTTTGGTGCAAGGGCATTAAAAAAAGACCAACAACCCAAATACCTCAACAGTCCAGAGACAGAAATTTATCAGAAAAGCCATGTTCTTTATGGAATATTTCAAGCAAAAAATGCGATTCGTAAGGAAGAAAATTGCTACTTGGTAGAAGGTTACACTGATGTAATAGGATTGCATCAAGCAGGCATTGAAAATGTAGTGGCAAGTTCGGGGACTTCACTTACAGAAGGACAAATCAGTCTTTTAAAACGTTTTACAGACCGTGTTACTTTACTTTTCGATGGAGACAAGGCTGGTTTGAAGGCTGCCCTTCGTGGAATTGATATTACTTTGGAGCAAGGCTTAGATGTGCAGGCTGTGGTATTGCCAGAAGGACACGACCCAGATACTTTCGTAAATGAGCAAGGAGGAGAAAAAACTAAAAATTATTTGGAAGGCAAAGTGCAGAATTTTTTGCGTTTCAAATATCAAGTTTTAGTTCCAGATAAAGATGACCCTATTGCAAGGGCAAGCGCACTCAAAGAACTCTGTCAGACAATTGCTGTTGTGCCAGACGTGTTTAAACGTTCTCTTCTAAATAAGGAATTAGCACATTGGATGGAAATTAGTGAGCAAGATGTGATTCTAGAAACTAACAAATTCATTCAGCAGAGAGCAACACAAAAACTAAAAGAACAGGAAAGAGAACGAAACAGGAAAGAGAGAGAAAAAAGACAAAATGCTGATAATCAAAGTAGTTACATTCCCCCACTTTCAGAGTACGAACAAGGTTTAGAAGAAAATTATATCCCTCATTATGAAGAGATGGGAGGACAAGCTATTGATTTATCAGAGTTGGAAGCTGCTCTAAATCCTCAATCTGTTCAGAAGAAAGAAGAAAAAGAAACAACAGTTTTTCGTCAGTATGAAGATGAAATCACACGCCTTATGATTCGTTATGGACATCAAACCATTGCAGGAGGAGAGTATATTTGTGATTATATCTTAGAGGAAATAAATGAAATTCCGTCGCTCAATCCATTGTATGCACAGCTTCGAATTATTTATGAAAATGCACGAATCAATGGAGTGAAAATTTCTTATGAAGAACTGTTAAAAGATTTTATTCAAAATGATGAAAAGCTAATAGAAGTAGTTACAGGTTTTCTGACAGATGCTTCACAGATTAGTCCGAATTGGGAAAAGCGTATGCAACTTGTCATCCCAGATGAAGAAAAAAGGTTGGCTACAATTATTCCTCAAACTATTCTGCACTTAAAAAGAGTATATTTGAAAGGAATTTTGAAAGAGAATTTAAGAAAAATAAAGAAAGCAAATAATCAAAGTCAAGAGGAAATAGAAAAGCTAATGCTTATTTATCAAGAACTTAAGACACAAGAGATTCAAATTGCTAATGAGTTAGGTATCGTGATTCATAAGTAA
- a CDS encoding tetratricopeptide repeat protein, translated as MFLFFCVLTFSQAFGQELSSYYDSARVYESKDLERQSFFTKKLIQESLKQKNDSFLLKGYEIKSVIFYRQGNADSAFAYIDKTIRLSEKTDDHTVRIDMLRLKSFVYKNRLNNKDSAMLYLKIALEESKKTNYEYGEIKSLEAISFLQMDKGKYFDAIQLLLEAREIAHRIEHKKALSTLANNIGHTYLEMEMYDKALSFFKEANRYREDKNTGSVIPLNIAQCLHKQGDDKKALFIMNKNAPLALKTSLNTAIQYYLEYVDIFLDRNEPKKALEKIAVLDSLFEKKKSKRHHSLLLLKAKTHLQLKDTLQAHSYIKEVEEHMLHQDKEEDFANRLTMHELFSHTYSFLKDYKNANYHSQQYISLYKTTYNKKLQQDIYEAEINQRIELQKKEQELEKVKYANELAKEQRNKNYFSFGLVTLFLISLIMARAYWISKKYSKKLKITNHRLSETQAEITQQNQVLHEQSEKLILQAEELRCSHEEVIAMNENLEDIVKQRNQEVLEKNKMLEEYAFINAHKLRAPVARLMGIMQIIELSKDTSEMEFYIQLCNEEIKDLNRIIWAIKEAIEEKTPLDRLELEKRTQEK; from the coding sequence ATGTTCTTGTTTTTCTGTGTCTTAACTTTCTCACAGGCTTTCGGACAAGAACTATCTTCTTATTACGATTCGGCACGAGTTTATGAAAGCAAAGACTTAGAACGTCAATCATTTTTTACCAAAAAGCTCATTCAAGAAAGCTTAAAACAAAAAAATGATTCTTTTCTCTTAAAGGGTTATGAGATAAAATCTGTTATTTTTTACAGACAAGGAAACGCAGATAGTGCATTTGCTTACATAGACAAAACAATACGTTTATCAGAGAAAACAGATGATCACACAGTAAGAATAGATATGCTTCGTTTGAAGAGTTTTGTTTATAAAAATAGGCTCAACAATAAAGATTCAGCAATGTTATATCTCAAGATAGCACTAGAAGAGAGTAAAAAAACAAATTATGAGTATGGAGAAATTAAGAGTTTGGAAGCCATTTCTTTTCTTCAAATGGACAAGGGAAAATATTTTGATGCTATACAATTGCTTTTAGAAGCTAGAGAAATAGCTCATAGAATAGAACATAAGAAAGCTCTTTCTACCCTTGCCAACAACATCGGTCATACCTATTTGGAAATGGAGATGTATGATAAGGCACTTTCGTTTTTTAAGGAAGCCAATCGTTATAGAGAAGATAAAAATACAGGTTCTGTAATTCCTCTCAACATTGCTCAGTGCTTACACAAACAAGGAGATGATAAAAAGGCTCTTTTTATCATGAATAAAAATGCTCCTCTAGCTCTCAAAACTTCACTTAATACAGCCATACAATATTATTTAGAATATGTAGATATTTTTTTAGATAGAAATGAGCCTAAAAAAGCATTAGAAAAAATAGCAGTGTTAGATTCTCTTTTCGAAAAGAAAAAATCAAAAAGGCATCATAGTTTATTATTATTAAAAGCAAAAACACATCTACAACTCAAAGATACGCTTCAAGCCCATAGTTACATCAAAGAAGTAGAAGAGCATATGCTTCATCAAGATAAAGAAGAAGATTTTGCCAACCGTCTAACCATGCACGAACTCTTTTCTCATACCTATTCTTTTTTAAAGGATTATAAGAATGCAAATTACCATTCACAGCAATATATTTCTCTCTACAAAACTACTTATAATAAGAAATTGCAACAAGATATTTATGAGGCAGAAATAAATCAGCGTATTGAATTACAAAAAAAAGAACAAGAACTAGAAAAAGTAAAATATGCTAATGAGTTGGCAAAAGAACAGCGCAATAAAAATTATTTTTCATTTGGATTAGTTACGCTCTTTCTTATCTCTCTCATTATGGCTAGAGCATATTGGATAAGTAAAAAATACAGTAAAAAATTAAAAATTACGAATCATAGACTTTCAGAAACACAAGCAGAAATAACACAGCAAAATCAAGTGCTTCACGAACAGTCTGAAAAACTCATTCTACAAGCTGAAGAACTAAGGTGTTCTCATGAGGAAGTAATAGCTATGAATGAAAATTTAGAAGATATTGTAAAACAGCGCAACCAAGAAGTGTTGGAAAAAAATAAAATGCTAGAAGAGTATGCTTTTATTAATGCCCACAAACTGCGTGCGCCAGTAGCTCGCCTTATGGGAATTATGCAGATTATAGAACTTTCTAAAGACACTAGCGAAATGGAATTTTATATTCAGCTTTGCAATGAAGAAATAAAAGACCTCAATCGTATTATTTGGGCTATAAAAGAAGCTATCGAAGAAAAAACACCTTTAGACCGTTTGGAATTGGAAAAGAGAACGCAGGAAAAATAA